The region AATTTGGAAAAATCATCTTCTTCAGAGCTATCAAATAACTCACTCAGTGGAGAATACAAAAAGTGAGCCAAAAGCCAGGGAAAGAGCTAAGAGCTTGTCAGTCCCTTCAAAGATTAGAATCTCTGGCCTCCTTTGAAAGTTTCTGTCCATTCTTAAAAAGAGTCATATCATTTTAATACCACCATGTCACTATCTCTAGTAGCAATATAGAAATCACAACAAACGTTTTGTATCCCAGCAACCTTATCATCAAATACAGGGgaagtgtgtgcgtgtgagagagagagagagagagaaagagagatggtaAAAGAATGCGGAAGAAAGTAATAATTGAGGAGAAGCAATAGGAGACTCTAATTTTTTGAGTAAGCTGAGCAATTAATTTAGTTGGACTTGGGGCCTAGATGTCTGATCCTGGATAGGCCTGCTATTTGGTTAATTTGAACTCACTTGATTAGTTAAACAATATATATACAGACTGTTACATGTCAATTCACACCCTAGTGTCGACAGCATACATTTTGGCAGTCTGTGTTCGAGGGGTCGCATGTGACCGGGGCATGGAAACAGCTGTGGTTGAATAGGCTTTCCTTGTGGAATAAGAATAGCTCCTCTCAGGTCCAACATCTGTTTGGGAGAGATAAACATagtgatataaaaataattatggcTCAGTAAATTTTGGGAAAATGTAGTTATATATTCTTCTctcaaagaggcaagaatataaatattttaagaaggaaTCATCTAAGAACCCTAGAAGAAAGTCTGAGTTTCAATCTAAAAGTTGCTTTTAGATTTAAAATTCAGCCAagtaatttccttttcattttttttatgaaaagagaaatttcctagtttttttttttagtaacacATTACATTCTTTAACAACAAGGGTACATTTGATTTGACTCTGCATCTACTTCTCTGTTTAACTCTAAATATAAATTTAGTCGGTTGTGTGAAATGAGATATATAAGATAATGACACATTGAAATAATCATTATCTATTTGGGTATTGAACACAACTGTATCtgctttccccaccccaccccccacctttttCAACAAATATATCTCTAACTGGATAGTAAGGTTCTAGTATTACAAGTCAGTTGTCCTTGAACAATGGAAATCTCTAATGGTAATAGATAAGTATCAAGCTATCAATATTACTTTGGGCTGGTGAGATGTGTTTCCATTAGGTTGGGAAAAATAACACTGGAGGCAAGGAAGTGTGCTATTTTATTTTGTCCTTACCTTTGAAGAGGTATAAGCAGCATGTGAGGATAGCACCAGCCAAAATACAACCCAAAGAACCAGCCATTCCAAGCCAACAGGACCAACCAAATTTATATTGGATGCCAAGAAATATATTGTGGAAAACCAGAGAAGAACGTTCTACATAAACATCAACAGCATACCAAACAGAGCCAATTATTCCTGGAGcacctgaaagaaatggaaattgctAAAAATAACTCATGTCTTTTCCAAATATAAATCCAAGAAGATTAAGTTATTCTATTGTATTGTACTTAAGAGTATTCTATCATGTTGTATTTAAGAGTAGTCTATGACTCCCCTGACCCACCACCCAGACCCATGATTGAAGTTACGTCAACTACATAATCAGCATCTGTAATTTTAGTGATTTGGGGATAAAAACAAATAACTGAAGTAGAAATTGAAAATTTATCTACCACACCCACCATGTAAGAATAgactaaatattttgtttatttcaaataaaatttaatcctcacagatttgtctttctgaaaattgactggtttgaaatgATGCAACTAGAGTCCTTTCACATGTATAAATTACAGGTACAAATTGCATGTCAGGGCTCAGATGGAAGAAAATATCACGGGCAGTTGTAGAACAAAAGATATATGAAAATAGTGTTTCTGAAATCTGTAAGCCCCCAAGAAACTCTCACCTTTTTTCCTAGTAAGTCTGTGATTTCCATTTAAGTCACAATTTCATTGCACTCTTTTCACAATTATTTAATGCAACAAGTTTAAGAAGGACCTGATTGTGAACACATAGTAACCTTTAGAATACAGGACATAAATTACTATATCTTTTCTATAATACTGAAACCTATAGGTTTAGcatgaaaattctttttttttttttaacttaaaacagATGTCATACTAATTTCAAATAGTAATTCTAAGGCTTTGGTCATCTTGGGTGATTTAATTCAGTCATCTCTTTAGCCATTCCTGCAGGAATTTTCTTCattgacttatttttctttaaatttagttttgatattttatgaaaaatagagTAGATTATCTAGTGATGTCTTAAAAAGAATTCTAGAACAAAATTGCATAGCATTAAATGATGTTTAAATTTGTTAGATAAAGTACATTGTTACATACAAAAGGTTTATGTTTTCACTAAGCTGGATATGGGAAtagatattttgaaaagaaaaaaaaactaataaattatTGTGACTTTTTAGTGCAAGCTAAGGATCCTTAGGGCCTTGTGTGAAAATATCAGGGAGGTCCCATTTTTTACCATGTGATGGGTGAGACTTTCTGCTATGAGCTTACTCTGCCCACTTTGGGATCTTTACAGCAACAATTAAGAATGGATACTATTGCTGGGGCTCTACCCTAATTTGCAGACCAAAAAAAGGAGACAGATTAAGTTAACTGGCATAAAGTCCCacattacacatatatacatatctccaagtatttctagttttaaaattctcatcaATTTACCCTTCACGTCCCAGTCAGGTTCCCACTTAAATTTGCTTTGGTGACTGTTTGCTGCTATCAAAAAATAAGATGGTTTTCAATCTTcctacattttggttttttcatAGTGCACTTACTCTCAATTTGCATTATAATCCAAGAAAGACACTGGGTTTTATTTAGGATGACTAATTTGAAATTAATGGCTGACCTCAGGAAAATATCAATTTTGCTGTTTCACTAATAAACCCCATATAAAGTGCATCTTGATTTATTGTTTTTTAGTCTTGCTTGATTTATGTCTTCAGAAATCCACTTATTCTCTGCTTAAGTAAAGATAAGATCATACTTGTTTATTGTTACAGATATAATCATATGAGTTGGCACATGAGAAAAGTCTAATATAGAACTTGatacaacttcagttcagttcagctcagttcagtcactcagtcatgtctgactctttgcgacctcatgaatcgcagcattccaggcctccctgtccatcaccaactcctggagttcactcagactcacgtccatcgagtccctgatgccatccagccatctcatcccctgtcgtccccttttcctcctgcccccaatccctcccagcagcagagtcttttccagtgagtcaactcttcgcatgaggtggccaaagtactggagtttcagctttagcatcattccttccaaagaaatcccagggctgatctccttcagaatagactggttggatctccttgcagtccaagggactctcaagagtcttctccaaaaccacagtaagaaagcatcaattcttcggctctcagctttcttcacagtccaactctcacgtccatacatgacgactggaaaaaccatagccttgactagacagacctttgttggcaaagtaatgtctctgcttttcaatatgttatctaggttggtcataacttttcttccaaggagtgtcttttaatttcatggctgcagtcaccatctgcagtgattttggagcccccaaaaataaagtctgacactgtttccactgtctcccatgaagtgatgggacgagatgccatgatcttcgttttctgaatgttgagctttaagccaactttttcactctcctctttcactttcatcaagagactttttagttcctctttactttctgccataagggtggtgtcatctgatacAACTTAGGTCATTGCAAAGAATTGGTAAAGATGTGTACAGGCAAGGTGGTGGCAGCTTGGGGCTTACTTTAGGATTTAACTTCAAGAATAATCaccaaaaaagtttttaaaaacttaaagctttatatactttttaagtgGTTAAAAATTGTTTGAGGACATCAAAAACCTTGATTGGGGATATTAGCCAAAGATTAATATCTAATTACAAAACTAAGGAAAGCAGGGTTGGTGGATGTGCTCCTTATTCCTTCATTCTAGAAAAGCAAGTCACATATGATCCTAAAATGAACTCCTTCAGAACAACACCCTTCTTCATCCCAAAACCTTAGTTGAGTATCTTTTTCCCCATCACTAGTCCAGATAAGTACCTGCTACTAGTAATGTGGTTCCAGCAACAAAGCTGAGGCGGACTTTGATGTATGGCTCGTCAGGGAGGAATTTCACGCAGTCAAGTCCAAGGAGCAGGGTAATAAATCCAAATCCAGCTAGAATATCTGCAGTAATCATCAGCGCCCGAGTTACCACCAGCTTCACTAGAAGATTAGAGCATGTGGTTTCAGCATAATCAGAGGAAGGAGACATGTTAATACATAGAGGTGcaccaaagaaaaaaagacaactgcATACGTCAACACATGCCCAGTGAATACAATCACACTTTAAATGTGCATGAACTTGAAAATAAAtactcttatttaattttttgataaaattcaaaagtATTATAAGACTACTGACATTAATTGTTTAAACAAACATTATTTGTTTAACCACTGCTTATTATGATCCTGTTGGCCTCTTAGCAAAATGCCTGGCATATGGCAGAGACTAAATAACTATTTCTCTTTTTGCCTCCTGTTTTGGAATGAGTCTTGTTCACAAGTATTAGCTGAAAGCTATATTGAAAGTAGAGTATTTCTTCTTCCAAAGatatccaataaatattcagtaaataattaatcactatatttgttttaatttttattgaaaaagtgTAAATAATTGGTTAAATTTTAATATAgaggagaagaataaaatatttccagaTGTCTCATGCCAATTCAGGTGGAAGCCATCAGCAGATCTTTAGAAGAAGGAACTTCTGTTATTAAGTAGACTATTTCTGGAAGCCagaatcatattttcttttaattcctttatGTTGTGACCCCTCTTGGCCAACATTCTGCATTAATCTATCCACCTTGTGTTGTCAACTGCACATATTTTAAAGCCATCACCAATGAGAATATTTGGCAGAAAATCTAGAAAAGAGAAGATCAGGTAAATAGAAGTGGAATAGTAGCAGTCATCTGTAATGGGAACATCAACTGTGAAAGTTTCCTCAATTGTGAGTCCCAGTGATACTAAATTAAAACTAGGATAATGTTACCACTAATGGAGGATTAATTATCTGAAGTCAGAACTATTGGTACTTTAGCTGGCTAGTGGAGAGGAGTAATAAAATTTATTGCTTTGATGTTATAgtaattattttactttcataGTGATTTGGGgtttcattttattgaaataattttttccccAATGATGAGACCACTTTAGGGCCTACTTAGTTATAGACTTCCTGTAAAAATGTGGCCAATCTTCctcatttcaaatataaaatattttcttaatcctTCTAAGAGAGGAAATCAATGCATAAAATCAATCTATACCTTAAAAGGTGAATATTTAAGATATCAAAAAgtgatgatatttttaaaaatttgactcAAATTTAGGCCAAATctgagtttcatttttttttcaaaattgaagaaagagaaaaatatgtaacTTGTTAGGTTGATAGTTTTTATATTTCAACAGATCTCCTTGATCCACAAATGGTATATACAAATAAGCCTCCTGTTCAGCACTCCAGACCAAGTGGTCCCACACTCTAGAGTATTTCCCTTGAAGTTTTGTAAGTCTCCTTTGAAACTTAGGTCAACAGGGCCAGGATTGTCATCTGGATAGAGTGCCCTGAAATCACTGTGGGCCCTGGTCTTCCCCTGTCTGACCTAAACTCCTATACAAAGTGTGTTTCAGACGCTCAGTGGAACTTGAGGACTCACTCCTGTGGTGTCACCCAGTAACCATATAACTAATCCAGTTTCAAGAAGGCAGCTCTGCAAGTATGTTGCTAATGCTGGCCCGTCAGGAATCTCCTTTTGCAGACTGTCTGGGATTGGGCTACCAGAATATTGAACAGGTGAGATGGACTCAGACTAACAGTATCAACAGAGTCCTAAAAAATGCCTCTGAGTCTAAATACCCTAAGTAGGCCAGAGCAATGAGAAAGCTGATCTAATTGTGATTGTATAAAAGATAtcaaagactaaaaataaaatcctactcTCTTATAGGTAACATCGTTAACTTAGAGGATACAGCTCATTAGTTTCTTagaacagatttttatttcttttgtctttaagcATATGGTAGAATCTTTAAAGAATATTAAGAGATTtttcaggatatttttaaaaagtaatagataaaaatatatcaaGAGGAAAATGTGAAGTAGTATAGGCAAAAGATACAGGACCATTTTAAAGTACAAACAGTGGCTTTCTCTGTGTAGTAGGCttatgaatgattttattttcttcttgcatAAATATAcatagcaatattttaaaagttggaaaTATTGTATCTTTCTATGTTCTTCTCAGCTCTAAACATAGCCCTGAATTTCTAGAATAACCTAGTGTTCACATGAACACAAATGTCCATTCCTAGACTAAATCATGCTTCTTTCTAGGTTAGtgcaaggaaaaagagaaaacataaaagtttttttttttttttaccaaaaaagtgaaataaaagccTTATGAATTATGTTAAAAAGTATTCCAGTCACTCAAATCCTAAATGGCAGAGAATGCTGTTTTTAGAGTGCAACTCCTTTTAAGTGCTTTTTCCTGGACTGAAATAGCTGTCCTGGGGAAAAGTCACATTCTAAGGGTTTACTTTTCATTTATCTTAAGAAAAGAAGTTGCCATGTTGTACCACCACCCATCATTTTATTTGAAAGAGactaaaacaaatttaatttagTGACTACACCAGTACTTTAGCACAATTTGATgttctaagtaaataaataaatagtatggagaagagtggagagaaATCAGTAATTAGGCTTTTCAATCTGTGAAGTCTCTATTCATAGAAACAAGGGCCTTGTTAACACCTAATTATAATTTAAAGCTAAAGGTAGAGAAGATGAAGGAACTGGCTTTTTGTATCTGCTAATAATGTGTCACatatctgaatttttttcattccCTGATCCCACAGTCTGTGTCTCTTTGCCTATCTCTTTGTCGCCCTATCCTTCTGTCTCTGTATCTGCCCCTCTGCCTCGAACTTCTCTCTTTCTTAGCAAATCATTCACTGAAATATTGTAAATTTTCTATCTGATCTAAGTCATTGCTAAAAGACTTCTCTGAAATCTTTTCATCTAACCTATCAACTCTAATCATAAAAATCACTGCCCTTAaagaattaatttcattttttaattgtttactaAGAGCCTACTGTGTATAAGGCACTATAACAGACTGTTTGTGAGATAGCAGAGCTGAATAAGGTAACAATTTTACCctaaaagaatttataaatagatgggaaaagattAAATATGCTAACAATGCTTCAATTCACATTTCAGAAATAATAAGCTAAAATTTTAATCGAAACATTTAGACCTGAACAGAACCTTACGATAGTATAGTAGAAGACAAAAACACATCATGGAAACCTGAGTTCAATTTCCTTTGGTCTCCCTGCCCTGACAAGGAGGGATGTGTAAGGCATACGTACAGGAGTGCTCAGCAAGTATAGAATCATACTCATCACAGGTGCGAATTCCATCAAAAGCGTTTGTGACACACTCCCACCAGAGGCCTCGACATTTTGTGCTCACCtagatgttggagaagacaatATGTGAAACAGCCAGGCAGACACACTTCAGTTTACCTTGATCAAAGGAAGAACTTGGCTGTTATGAGACTAATAGCAAAGCACAGTGCTTACAAGCACTGCACACATTTCATTGACAACAAACACCATACATTCTAGAGTATTTTCTCTTAAGCACTAACAATAAAGACTTTTCTCAACAGAAAGTAAACTTATTTCCTGATTTGGGAGTGGAGGGGGAGTAAGTCATGCTGAAGATGGATAAAATCAGAATTAAACACATTCAGATGCCTATGGTTGGCTCCATCTTCAAGTCGATCTAATCTGGCAGCACTTCATTTTGCTATGCTGACATttactcaccaaaaaaaaaaaaatcaatataacaATAGATGATCACTGTTGACATCTTGAATCTATTAGGAATGTACATTAGTTTTTCTTCATCATGAAGATGAATCCCATGAAGAAACACGTTATTATACATGAAATTCATAGATTTAAAATAATGGTCAAAGAAAGTTATACATGAAGAcaacaataaatgaaatataaagacCACATGACTTCCCCCTTGCTCGACTGACAGACTACAAATGCTTAAGCTATGATGTGGATGTAAACAAACTGAACATTAATTTCATAAACCTGACAGCTGTAAACCACTACTACTTAGAAATGTTGTACAGATGATTCTAAATATCCACTTTAATGCTAAAAGGTAGCAGTGTCCTGAAACTTCTCATACTTTACAAGCTGTAAGTCAAAATAGATTTCCTAGAATTATAAACATGCCAACAGGAAATGTTTTCAAGTATTCTTGACAGAACTGTTGCATATGGAACAGAGCTAATTTGATTGCTTATTCTGATTCAATTACAGATTCACATTATTTTGGCAATCTGGGAATAGTTTAGTAAGATTTAACCAAAAATTATCTTGGAAAATGAAAGCTTaaaattttccttaaagaaagaataaataacagagcaaagtgggaagagaaatgaaaggcagggAGATTATAACTGATGTGGAGAAGAAAGGaatatagaacatttttatttgcaaaataaaattatatcagaGGATAACTGTGCTATGAAACTCCCTGCCCCATGTTCTGCTTTGAAGTTGTTTGTGCAGCAAATAAGACTTCACTACtggctgaaagtgaagtccctcagtcgtgtctgactctgtgcgacccaatggactataacctgctaggctcctccatctgtgggattcttcaggcaagaatactgccatgggttgccgtttccttctccaggggaccttcctgacacagggatcaaacccgggtctcccacactgcaggcagactctttactgaagTGACTTTGTACACACATCTGATCTGAGACTAATAATTTAATACAGAAAATTCATCTTATGAAATCTAATATATGTTTCTGAAGGAGGATTTGTACATACAAAgttatatgaaaaatgaaagtgttagttgctaagttgtctgactctgcgactccacagactgtagcccaccaggctcctctgtccatggaattctccaggcaagaatactgaagtgggttgccattccctcctccaggacatattcctgatccagggatcaaacccgggtcttcggTGTTGCAGGCGGActttttactgtttgagccaccaaggaagcccaaagttatatacacataaaatgtaaactataactgacaaaacagactttaaattgACACTCATTACTTGTGTTGTTTCTTTGAGCAAGATCTTACCTTTTTGAACctcaaactccttgtcttggtggctcagagtttaaagtatctgcctggaatgctggagacctgggttcgatccctgggtcaggaagatcccctggagaaggaaatggcaacccactccagtactcttgcctggagaatcccatggagggaagagcttggtaggctacagtccatgaggtcgcaaagagtcggacacgactgagtgacctcactttcactttaatgctAAAGTGActataagaattaaaaattacaaaacataCATAGTACAAGTGATTTgctcaataaatgataaaatttgtAAAGTACTTAAACATCATAATAACCTGAGTAGTGACTAAGTTCAGCATTACTAATGAACCATAGGAAAGTTGAGAAAAGTAGATGTAATTGGTTGAATGGCAACACCTGACCCCAAATGTGACCATGTTCTAAACCCCAAAACCTGTGAAtgggaccttatttggaaaaaggaacTTTGCATATGTAGTTAAATTAAGAGTTTTGAGATAAAATCATCTTCAATTACCAGGGTGGCCCTAAATCTAGtgacaagtgtccttataagagacacacacatgtacacgAGGCTATATTCAAAAtaagtaaccaacaaggacctattgtatagcatataGAACTCTACTcagttatgtgccagcctggatgcgaggagggtttgggggaaaaagaattcatgtatatgtatggctgagtaccTTCCCTCTTCACCTCAAACTACCAaatattgttaactggctatattccaatacaaaataaaaagtttaaattctgaaaaaaagaagaagagaaatgcagaggagagacagaaagaagagaaggaggtcATGTGGCCACTGAGGCGGACTTCGGAGTGGCTCAGCCTCATGTCACTGAATGCCTAGGTcatcagaagctggaagaggcgagGAATGCATTCATTCTCTTCTAAGAGCCTTCAGAGGCAGTGCAGCCCTCCCAACACTTTGACTTcaaacttctggcctccagaactgcaaAAGAGTAAATTTCTCTTGTGTTAAGTCAACAAATTGTGGTAATGTGCTATTGCAGCCTGGGGAAATGGATATAGTAGAGATGGTTTGTACTAAACTATCAtaattcaacagaaaaaaagcCTTCTCATAGCCTTTTACTCGTTGGAGTCTGAATGAACAGAAACACACTGGATCTGGTTCATTACAACCTGAAGTAGGTTATGTGGACCTGAAGTCACTATTCTAATAATCAGAGATTGACTAATAATCTCCAATTTCCTGCTAACTCAGCTACTAAAATGAACTAATGAAATCTAATTTAGTCATTCTATGTGAGGTATTtagaaaatgagatgaaatatatatttgaggATACTTATTTTAagctaaaaagtattttttttcttgccaaaaTAATCCAGTAGTGCTGTCATTTTTCAAGGCTATTGATCATTTACCTGCAATAACCGTATTTAGAAAAGCAATGAGCTCATTAGGGGAAACAAGGAATCCAATTTCATTAGGTATTAATGCTTTAGGGCACAATATTAGATTGTTTGGTATTCACACTCAGTCAAGGTACGTGAGAATAGTGGCTGTAATTAACTAAACTTCTGTGTTAATATAGCACTTACTGGAGACACTCTTAAAGGTGCCTTTGTGCACAAAAAAAACAAGGTTAAAAGACTGTAGGTTATTTATCA is a window of Ovis aries strain OAR_USU_Benz2616 breed Rambouillet chromosome 1, ARS-UI_Ramb_v3.0, whole genome shotgun sequence DNA encoding:
- the CLDN16 gene encoding claudin-16 isoform X2, whose product is MEVSTKCRGLWWECVTNAFDGIRTCDEYDSILAEHSLKLVVTRALMITADILAGFGFITLLLGLDCVKFLPDEPYIKVRLSFVAGTTLLVAGAPGIIGSVWYAVDVYVERSSLVFHNIFLGIQYKFGWSCWLGMAGSLGCILAGAILTCCLYLFKDVGPERSYSYSTRKAYSTTAVSMPRSHATPRTQTAKMYAVDTRV
- the CLDN16 gene encoding claudin-16 isoform X1, with amino-acid sequence MRDLLQYVACFFAFFSAGFLVVATWTDCWMVNADDSLEVSTKCRGLWWECVTNAFDGIRTCDEYDSILAEHSLKLVVTRALMITADILAGFGFITLLLGLDCVKFLPDEPYIKVRLSFVAGTTLLVAGAPGIIGSVWYAVDVYVERSSLVFHNIFLGIQYKFGWSCWLGMAGSLGCILAGAILTCCLYLFKDVGPERSYSYSTRKAYSTTAVSMPRSHATPRTQTAKMYAVDTRV